Proteins from a single region of Sphaerochaeta globosa str. Buddy:
- the rpsL gene encoding 30S ribosomal protein S12, with protein sequence MPTINQLIRKGRTSVRNKTKSPALEGCPQKRGVCTRVMTVTPKKPNSALRKVARVRLSNGIEVTAYIPGIGHNLQEHSVVLLRGGRVKDLPGVRYHIVRGAKDTLGVADRKRSRSKYGAKRPKA encoded by the coding sequence ATGCCTACTATTAATCAGCTGATCAGAAAGGGGAGGACAAGTGTCCGCAACAAGACTAAGTCCCCAGCCCTTGAAGGTTGTCCCCAGAAGCGTGGTGTTTGCACCAGGGTCATGACCGTCACCCCGAAGAAGCCGAACTCTGCTCTGAGAAAGGTTGCACGTGTGCGCCTTTCAAACGGTATTGAAGTAACCGCGTACATCCCCGGTATCGGACATAACCTGCAGGAGCACTCTGTTGTTCTTCTGCGTGGTGGAAGGGTCAAGGACCTTCCCGGTGTTCGCTATCACATTGTTCGTGGTGCCAAGGATACCCTCGGTGTTGCAGATCGGAAGAGAAGTCGTTCCAAATATGGTGCGAAGAGACCCAAGGCTTGA
- the rpoC gene encoding DNA-directed RNA polymerase subunit beta' has protein sequence MKEIQDFDSIMIKLASPEQIKDWSYGEVKKPETINYRTLRPERDGLFCEKIFGTTKEWECYCGKFKSIRYKGVICDRCGVEVTNTKVRRERMGHITLAAPVSHIWYYRSVPSRMSMLLDITRNSLQSVLYYEKYVVINAGDTNLKPKQLLSEEEYWQAREQYGDSFEAGMGAEAVRKLLVNLDLEELSRELREQMRLKGDKADKRLLKRIEVCENFRDSGNRPEWMILTVIPVIPPDLRPMVQLDGGRFATSDLNDLYRRVINRNNRLDRLVKLNAPDIIIRNEKRMLQEAVDALFDNSKRKRVVKGASNRPLKSLSDMLKGKQGRFRQNLLGKRVDYSGRSVIVVGPELRMHQCGLPSKMALELYKPFIMKKLVQDGVVYNIKKAKSLVEEETDAVWSILDEVVREHPVLLNRAPTLHRLGIQAFDPVLVDGKAIKLHPLVCHAYNADFDGDQMAVHVPLTHAAQLECWTLMLSVTNLLDPANGKPIVYPSQDMVLGINYLTRDMKGAAGEGKYFDNIGELEMAIDSGLLSYNAKIRYKFANGTKIDTTPGRVLFNAVLPKSVPFQNATLGDKELKALIGDTLKANDNSIAVEMLDSIKDVGYKYATLFGATIGLSDMIVPAAKQELVTKANNEQQRILEQYRQGHITQEERYNRVIEVWTQTNDQLTDALMGELRVSQNGFNPLFLMADSGARGSKTQIRQLGGMRGLMAKPSGDVIEFPIKSNFKEGLSIIEFFISTNGARKGLSDTALKTAEAGYLTRRLVDISQDVVINEDDCHTINGIWRGALKDGDETVESLAERIVGRCPVEDVLHPFSREVIAMANVEIDEATATKIEEAGIEKVLLKTVLTCEAKHGVCRKCYGRNLATNRPVVIGEAVGIIAAQSIGQPGTQLTMRTFHVGGTASTSSEDNKLTFNYPVLIGTITGTRVIRESDSVNVFTRKGHIEYFRVNAIIDEGSYDKLLVEDGSIVAKGTPLYLKKGKEVTSEENGSVKIVGPRAYLVGHSTSQVVKTGSELLVASGQFVDAKSPIVSFDPFSEPVLAEVAGFVNFVDIKLGTTLIEEVNEETGNIEKKITEHSLESLQPRIEITSAEHGKGDVEAVYLLPGGSYLQIKDNTKVFKGTILAKLLKEGIKTKDITGGLPRVGELFEARRPRNAAILAQVSGLVSFASIVKGKRTIVVTDPFGHEYKHMVPMGRNLLVRDGDSVEAAEALCDGAVDPHDILDILGENALQSFLVDEVQEVYRMQGVQINDKHLGVIVRQMLRKVEVVHVGDTNLIHGQQVDKYRFFEENDRVITEGGEPAVARPLLLGITRASLSIDSFISAASFQETTKVLTNAAIAGSKDELRGLKENVIIGHLIPAGTGMKKYRDVKLKDEELLALQQKVDAVKESRRQEMIDDDDFDVEDLADMKSVGDTVDVDDSDEE, from the coding sequence ATGAAAGAAATTCAAGATTTCGATAGCATCATGATAAAGCTGGCTTCGCCGGAGCAGATCAAGGATTGGTCCTACGGTGAGGTGAAGAAGCCGGAGACGATCAACTACCGCACCCTCCGTCCGGAGCGCGATGGTCTCTTCTGTGAAAAGATTTTCGGTACCACCAAGGAGTGGGAATGTTACTGCGGCAAATTCAAGTCGATCCGATACAAGGGTGTGATTTGTGATCGTTGCGGTGTTGAGGTAACCAATACCAAGGTTCGTCGTGAACGTATGGGTCATATTACCTTGGCAGCTCCCGTTTCCCACATTTGGTATTACCGTTCCGTTCCAAGCCGCATGAGCATGCTGCTCGATATTACCCGCAACTCGCTGCAGAGTGTTCTCTATTATGAGAAGTATGTAGTGATCAATGCAGGAGACACCAACCTCAAGCCCAAGCAACTCCTCTCTGAAGAGGAGTATTGGCAGGCACGTGAGCAGTACGGTGACTCTTTTGAGGCCGGCATGGGTGCTGAGGCTGTCAGAAAGCTTTTGGTAAACCTTGACCTGGAGGAACTCTCCCGCGAACTTCGCGAACAGATGCGCCTCAAAGGTGACAAGGCTGACAAGCGCCTGCTCAAGCGTATTGAGGTATGTGAGAACTTCCGCGACAGCGGCAACCGCCCTGAGTGGATGATCCTTACCGTTATTCCTGTAATTCCCCCCGATCTCAGACCTATGGTCCAGCTCGATGGCGGCCGTTTCGCCACCAGCGATCTGAATGACCTGTACCGTCGTGTGATCAACCGTAACAACCGTCTCGATCGTCTGGTCAAGCTGAATGCTCCGGACATCATCATCCGTAATGAGAAACGAATGCTTCAGGAAGCGGTTGATGCTCTCTTTGACAACTCCAAGCGCAAGCGGGTAGTCAAGGGTGCGAGCAACAGGCCTCTGAAGAGTCTGTCTGATATGCTGAAGGGCAAGCAGGGGCGATTCCGTCAGAACTTGCTTGGAAAGCGTGTTGACTACTCCGGTCGTTCGGTTATTGTTGTCGGTCCCGAGTTGAGAATGCACCAGTGCGGCCTTCCTTCGAAGATGGCTCTTGAACTGTACAAGCCCTTCATTATGAAGAAGCTGGTACAGGATGGCGTTGTCTACAACATCAAGAAGGCAAAGAGCCTGGTTGAGGAAGAGACTGATGCCGTGTGGTCCATCCTTGATGAAGTAGTCAGGGAGCATCCGGTACTGCTCAACCGTGCACCTACGTTGCACCGTTTGGGCATACAGGCCTTCGATCCCGTTCTCGTCGATGGAAAGGCAATCAAGTTGCATCCGTTGGTATGTCATGCCTACAACGCTGACTTCGACGGTGACCAGATGGCTGTCCACGTACCGTTGACGCATGCTGCTCAGCTCGAGTGCTGGACACTGATGCTCAGTGTTACCAACCTGCTCGACCCAGCCAACGGCAAACCAATCGTATATCCTTCTCAGGACATGGTTCTTGGTATCAACTACCTGACCCGTGACATGAAAGGGGCTGCCGGCGAGGGCAAGTATTTTGACAACATCGGAGAGCTGGAAATGGCCATTGATAGTGGTTTGCTCTCCTATAATGCAAAGATTCGCTATAAGTTTGCCAATGGTACCAAAATTGATACCACTCCGGGCCGTGTGCTCTTCAATGCCGTCCTTCCCAAGAGTGTTCCGTTCCAGAACGCAACCCTCGGTGATAAGGAGCTTAAGGCATTGATTGGTGATACCCTGAAGGCCAATGACAACTCCATCGCCGTTGAGATGCTCGACTCCATCAAGGATGTCGGTTACAAGTATGCAACGCTCTTTGGTGCAACCATTGGCCTGTCGGATATGATCGTGCCTGCTGCAAAGCAGGAACTGGTCACCAAGGCGAACAACGAACAGCAGAGAATCCTTGAGCAGTATCGTCAGGGTCACATCACCCAGGAAGAACGGTACAACAGGGTCATCGAGGTCTGGACCCAGACCAATGACCAGCTTACCGATGCTTTGATGGGTGAGTTGCGTGTAAGCCAGAACGGCTTTAACCCGCTCTTCCTGATGGCTGACTCCGGTGCTCGTGGATCGAAGACGCAGATCAGGCAGCTCGGTGGTATGCGTGGTTTGATGGCAAAGCCGTCGGGCGACGTCATCGAGTTCCCCATCAAGTCGAACTTCAAGGAAGGACTGTCGATCATCGAGTTCTTCATCTCCACCAACGGTGCACGCAAGGGTCTGTCCGATACCGCACTCAAGACTGCTGAGGCAGGTTACCTTACCCGTCGTTTGGTTGATATCAGCCAGGATGTGGTGATCAACGAGGACGACTGTCACACGATCAATGGTATTTGGCGAGGAGCCCTTAAGGATGGTGATGAAACCGTCGAATCGCTTGCTGAGCGCATTGTCGGCCGCTGTCCTGTTGAGGATGTTCTGCACCCCTTCTCCCGTGAAGTCATTGCTATGGCGAACGTCGAAATCGATGAAGCTACTGCAACGAAAATCGAGGAAGCCGGTATCGAAAAAGTATTGCTGAAGACCGTGTTGACCTGTGAGGCCAAGCATGGTGTATGCCGTAAGTGTTATGGACGCAACCTTGCTACCAACCGACCGGTTGTTATTGGCGAAGCAGTGGGAATCATTGCCGCCCAGTCCATCGGTCAGCCTGGTACCCAGCTTACGATGCGTACCTTCCATGTCGGTGGTACTGCTTCGACGAGTTCTGAGGATAACAAGCTTACGTTCAACTATCCTGTGCTCATCGGTACTATTACCGGAACCAGAGTCATTCGCGAGAGCGACTCGGTCAATGTATTCACCCGAAAGGGTCACATTGAGTACTTCCGTGTCAATGCCATCATCGATGAAGGAAGTTACGATAAACTGCTGGTTGAGGATGGATCCATCGTAGCCAAGGGAACTCCGTTGTACCTGAAGAAGGGCAAGGAAGTGACCAGTGAGGAAAATGGATCGGTGAAGATTGTTGGCCCAAGGGCCTATCTTGTCGGTCATTCCACCAGTCAAGTGGTCAAGACTGGTTCCGAGCTGTTGGTTGCAAGTGGACAATTTGTGGATGCAAAGTCTCCGATTGTCTCCTTCGACCCGTTCAGTGAACCTGTGTTGGCTGAAGTAGCCGGTTTTGTCAACTTCGTTGATATCAAACTGGGCACTACCTTGATTGAGGAAGTGAACGAGGAAACCGGTAACATCGAGAAGAAGATTACCGAGCACAGCTTGGAGTCACTCCAGCCCCGTATCGAGATTACCAGTGCTGAGCATGGGAAAGGCGATGTCGAGGCAGTGTATCTGCTCCCTGGTGGTTCCTATCTGCAGATCAAGGATAATACCAAGGTCTTCAAGGGTACCATTCTGGCAAAGTTGCTCAAGGAAGGTATCAAGACTAAGGATATCACCGGTGGTCTTCCCCGTGTTGGTGAACTTTTCGAGGCACGCAGGCCCCGCAATGCTGCAATTCTTGCCCAGGTCTCAGGCTTGGTCAGTTTTGCCTCGATTGTCAAGGGAAAGCGAACCATCGTGGTTACCGACCCCTTTGGACATGAGTACAAGCACATGGTACCGATGGGAAGGAACCTCCTGGTCCGTGACGGTGACTCGGTAGAGGCTGCAGAAGCATTGTGTGACGGCGCTGTCGATCCACACGACATCCTGGACATCCTTGGGGAGAATGCACTGCAATCCTTCCTCGTGGACGAGGTTCAGGAGGTCTACCGCATGCAGGGTGTACAGATCAATGATAAACACCTTGGTGTTATTGTCAGGCAGATGCTCCGCAAGGTCGAGGTTGTCCATGTTGGTGATACCAACCTGATTCATGGGCAGCAGGTTGATAAGTATCGGTTCTTTGAGGAAAATGATCGGGTAATTACCGAAGGTGGTGAGCCTGCAGTTGCACGCCCGCTGTTGCTTGGTATCACTCGTGCTTCCTTGAGCATCGACTCGTTTATCAGCGCAGCCTCCTTCCAGGAGACTACCAAGGTCTTGACAAACGCAGCAATTGCTGGTAGTAAAGATGAGTTACGCGGTCTGAAAGAGAACGTCATCATCGGCCACCTTATTCCTGCTGGAACCGGCATGAAGAAGTACCGAGATGTAAAACTCAAGGACGAAGAATTGCTTGCACTGCAGCAGAAAGTTGATGCGGTCAAGGAATCCAGGCGTCAAGAGATGATTGATGACGATGATTTCGACGTCGAAGATTTGGCAGACATGAAATCCGTAGGTGATACCGTGGATGTGGACGATTCGGACGAGGAATGA